The sequence TAAGTGTGCCTGTCGCATCAAAAACTTCAACCAACACAAAAACAAGCAAAATATAGAAAAAACCTTTTTGGAAAACCCCCATAAGATCAAGCTGCAAGAAAGTAGGCGCTAGCGAACTTGGCATTGAAATAACACCATTAAATTGGCTGATGCCCATAAGCATAGAAATAAGGGTGATGAAAAGAATACTGGTTAGCACGGCACCGCGAAAGCGGAAGTGATCAAGAACGATGATAAGAAAAAATCCAAAACCAGTTAAAATAGCGCTCATATTGGTCAAATTGCCCAATTGAACCATCGTAAATTGATTGGCTACAAGGATGTTAGTGCTGTGTAGCGCGACAATAATGAGAAAAAGACCAATACCTGCAGCAATCGCGCTGCGTAGGGATTGCGGAACACCGTCAATAAGCCAACGACGAATACCCGAAGCGCTTAAAACGATGAAAATAACACCTGAAATAAATACCGCTCCCAAGGCTTGTTGCCAAGTAAAACCAAGCTGGGTCACAACAAAGGCAAAAAATGCGTTAAGCCCCATGCCGGGTGCCATACCAATTGGCCAATTGGCAATAAACCCCATGATGAGGGAACCGATGATGGCTGCAATACAGGTGGCGACAAAGACCGCGCCGCGATCCATACCCGTATCAGCCAAAATATTGGGATTAACTGCCAAAATATAGGACATGGTCAAAAATGTGGTTAAACCGGCAAGAATTTCGGTTTTTACTGTTGTGCCATTGCGCGATAAGCCAAAGAGCTTTTCTAACATTTTGCAAATACTTTCTTACGCTCCAGCCCCTAAAATAATACCGTTTTTCGCATTGAATTAGGGTGGATAATAAAAGGTCTTTATGCCACTAACCTGTTTAATAAAAGCCAAGTTAATTAGGAGACCGGGTTGAGCTTAGTTTAAATTTGAGTACGGTAATTTTTCTTAAAGCAAATATTTAATTTGAAATAAGGCGTTGCTTTGCAAACGCAACCATTTCTCGACTAAATTTTTATTGCTAAACTTTTCTTACCCTATCTTGTCAAATTATGCCATGGGGCCATTGCACAATTTTG comes from Bartonella sp. HY038 and encodes:
- a CDS encoding NCS2 family permease, yielding MLEKLFGLSRNGTTVKTEILAGLTTFLTMSYILAVNPNILADTGMDRGAVFVATCIAAIIGSLIMGFIANWPIGMAPGMGLNAFFAFVVTQLGFTWQQALGAVFISGVIFIVLSASGIRRWLIDGVPQSLRSAIAAGIGLFLIIVALHSTNILVANQFTMVQLGNLTNMSAILTGFGFFLIIVLDHFRFRGAVLTSILFITLISMLMGISQFNGVISMPSSLAPTFLQLDLMGVFQKGFFYILLVFVLVEVFDATGTLIGVGTRAGLITPNKPNNLGKALFADSTAIVAGSLLGTSSTTAYVESAAGAAVGGRTGLTAVAVAFFFAIALFFSPLATSIPAHATAPALLFVGCLMAREFAKVNWNDLIEAVPAILTAVMMPLTYSIANGLAFGFISYVILKTCTGKWRDVHLATWIIAALFILRFVVE